The Methanoregula sp. DNA window ACTCGATGGGTATCACCCAGCACACGACCGGTGTCGACAACGTCAAATCGGTTGCAAATCTCCAGATGCTGACCGGCAACCTCGGAAGACCCGGCACGGGTATCTGCGCACTGCGTGGCCAGAACAATGTGCAGGGCGCCTGCGACATGGGAGCGCTTGCAAACGTGTACTCCGGGTACCAGTCGGTGCTTGTCCCCGAGATGAAGAAGAAGATGGAGGATGCATGGGGCTGTACGATTGCCGAGGGCAAAGTCGGTCTGACGGTTACCACGTTGATCAATACCCTTGCCGATGAGCCCGGGAAGGTCAAGTGCGTCTATATCATGGGTGAGAACCCGATGCTCTCCGACCCGGACCTCCACCACGTGGAAAAAGGCCTGAAGAATGCCGAGTTCATGGTAGTGCAGGATATTTTCCTGACCGAGACCGCCCAGTTCGCCAATGTTGTCCTGCCGGCAGCCTGTTATGCCGAGAAGGACGGCACCCAGACCTCAACCGAACGCCGCGTCCAGAAGTGGCGCAAGGCCCAGGACCCGCCCGGCGAGGCAAAGGCAGACTGGCAGATCTTCTGCGAACTTGCCAAGCACATGGGATACGAGAAACAGTTCCCGTACAAGAGTGCAGAAGAAGTCTTCACGGAAATCTCAAAGGTCACCCCATCCTATGGCGGTATGGATTATGCACGCCTCGAAAAACCCGAAGCCCTTCACTGGCCCTGCCCCACCAAGGAGCACCCGGGTACACCCATCCTGCACAAGGAAAAGTTCACTCACCCGGACGGTCTTGGCATCTTTACCCCGATAGAGTGGAAGCCCCCGGCAGAAGTTCCGGACAAGGAGTATCCGCTCCTCCTGACCACCGGCCGCTGTATCTGGCACTGGCATACCGGTACCATGACCCGCCGCTCTGTTGATCTCGAACGCGAAGAGCCCACGGGCTGGGTCGAGATCAATCCTGAGGACGCAAAGGCGCTGGATATCAAGGACAAGGAAATGGTCAGGGCAATCTCCCGCAGGGGAGAGATTACGATTGGCGCCCGTGTGACGAAGACTATCAAGAAAGGTGTTGTCTTCATGCCGTTCCACTATGTGGAATGTGCTGCAAACCTGCTCACCAACAATGCGCTCGATCCTGTCGCAAAGATCCCTGAGTTCAAGGCCTGTGCTTGTAAATTAGAGAAGATTAAGGAGGCCTGATCATGGCAAAGAAAGGCGATATGCTCTACGCGTGGACCAATGACGCAGATATAAAAAAGAAAGCAGAACTCGGCGGTGCAGTCACTGGTCTCTGGAAATACGCACTCGAGTCCAAGGCAGTGGATGCAGTCCTGGTTATCACCAAGGGAACTGACCTCTACGATGCACAGCCGGTCCTGATCAAGGACCCCAAGGACCTTGCCAGGACAGCCGGTTCACTCCACTGCGGTACACTTCTCCTGCCAAAACTCGTGAAGAAATATCTCGAGGGTGCAGCGAATATGAAGATCGGTGTGACTGTCAAGGGCTGTGATGCGATGGCGTTCTACGAACTGGCCAAGCGCAAGCAGATCAACCTCGACAATGTCGTCATGATCGGTGTCAACTGCGGTGGCTCGGTCAGCCCGGTGCCTGCCCGCAAAATGATTGCTGACAAGTATGGCATCGACCCCAACCTCGTCCACAAGGAAGAGATCGACAAGGGCCAGTTTATTATCGAGTACGAAGGCGGACACAAGGGTATCTCCGTTGACGAACTCGAAGAAGCAGGCTACGGCCGGCGCAGCAACTGCCGCCGCTGCAAGATGAAGATCCCCCGCCAGGCAGATCTTGCCTGCGGTAACTGGGGAGTCATCGGCGACAAGGCAGGAAAAGCAACCTTTGTTGAGGTCTGCTCCGAGAAGGGTGCAAACCTCGTCAATGGTGCAGTCAAGAACGGCATCCTCGCAACCGAGGCAGCCAACCCCAAGGGTCTTGAGATCCGCGGAAAGGTCGAAGGCGCGATGATGAAGCTTGGCGACAAGTGGCGCAAGCACGATTTCGAAGCACTCGGCGAAGGCAAGGACCGCTTAAAGAAGATCATGAGCGAGACTGCACGCTGCATCAAGTGTTATTCCTGTATCGAGGCCTGCCCGATCTGCTACTGTGTGGATTGCACCACCAAGAACCCGGCCTATGTAAAACCCGGTGAGCTTCCCCCGAACTTCATGTTCCACCTGATCCGGTTCGCCCACATTGCGGACTCCTGTGTGAACTGTGGCCAGTGCCAGGAACTCTGCCCGGCAGAGATCCCGAACGCGCTCTTCATGCACGCCCAGCAGGTTGAACTCGAAAAGATGTTCGGCCACGTCCC harbors:
- a CDS encoding Coenzyme F420 hydrogenase/dehydrogenase, beta subunit C-terminal domain, giving the protein MAKKGDMLYAWTNDADIKKKAELGGAVTGLWKYALESKAVDAVLVITKGTDLYDAQPVLIKDPKDLARTAGSLHCGTLLLPKLVKKYLEGAANMKIGVTVKGCDAMAFYELAKRKQINLDNVVMIGVNCGGSVSPVPARKMIADKYGIDPNLVHKEEIDKGQFIIEYEGGHKGISVDELEEAGYGRRSNCRRCKMKIPRQADLACGNWGVIGDKAGKATFVEVCSEKGANLVNGAVKNGILATEAANPKGLEIRGKVEGAMMKLGDKWRKHDFEALGEGKDRLKKIMSETARCIKCYSCIEACPICYCVDCTTKNPAYVKPGELPPNFMFHLIRFAHIADSCVNCGQCQELCPAEIPNALFMHAQQVELEKMFGHVPGVDMELPLLAFAEEKTERTRLHNTGSDMIFENVFNPFTKH
- a CDS encoding molybdopterin-dependent oxidoreductase, which translates into the protein SMGITQHTTGVDNVKSVANLQMLTGNLGRPGTGICALRGQNNVQGACDMGALANVYSGYQSVLVPEMKKKMEDAWGCTIAEGKVGLTVTTLINTLADEPGKVKCVYIMGENPMLSDPDLHHVEKGLKNAEFMVVQDIFLTETAQFANVVLPAACYAEKDGTQTSTERRVQKWRKAQDPPGEAKADWQIFCELAKHMGYEKQFPYKSAEEVFTEISKVTPSYGGMDYARLEKPEALHWPCPTKEHPGTPILHKEKFTHPDGLGIFTPIEWKPPAEVPDKEYPLLLTTGRCIWHWHTGTMTRRSVDLEREEPTGWVEINPEDAKALDIKDKEMVRAISRRGEITIGARVTKTIKKGVVFMPFHYVECAANLLTNNALDPVAKIPEFKACACKLEKIKEA